A single region of the Magnetospirillum sp. WYHS-4 genome encodes:
- a CDS encoding PIN domain-containing protein, with protein MTAPTLNLCLDLNVWCAAFLADRKGLDGTATQTLVRMVRTGQVGEMPVQLIISWGMLTRLRKVMEVDWGISRATVDPVIEAIAGYARTGAAGTAPYLTLGGTGLMPIRDPEDAHVLDTALAGRSHLLVTANFDDFVTAKGRVLESGKIAIVETAAAKLVVAHPFRAVAWLRQGIFPEAEMVERLLEL; from the coding sequence ATGACGGCGCCGACGCTCAACCTGTGTCTGGACCTTAACGTCTGGTGCGCCGCCTTTTTGGCCGACCGTAAGGGCTTGGATGGCACCGCGACTCAGACCCTGGTGCGGATGGTCCGCACCGGTCAAGTCGGCGAAATGCCGGTGCAATTGATCATTTCCTGGGGAATGCTGACCCGGTTGCGCAAGGTGATGGAGGTCGATTGGGGCATCTCCCGTGCGACGGTCGATCCTGTTATCGAGGCCATCGCCGGTTACGCCCGCACGGGAGCCGCCGGAACGGCGCCTTACCTTACCCTTGGTGGAACGGGGTTGATGCCGATACGCGATCCAGAGGACGCCCACGTTCTCGACACGGCGCTGGCCGGCCGGTCGCACCTCCTGGTCACCGCCAATTTCGATGACTTCGTGACCGCCAAAGGCCGTGTTCTGGAATCAGGCAAGATCGCCATCGTTGAGACGGCCGCTGCGAAGTTGGTGGTGGCGCATCCCTTCCGGGCGGTAGCTTGGCTTCGGCAGGGCATTTTTCCCGAGGCGGAAATGGTTGAGCGCCTTCTTGAGTTGTGA